The following DNA comes from Methermicoccus shengliensis DSM 18856.
TTACATAGGGGGTGCAATAAAGCATTTATACTTGCCATCCCTACGCCCCCATATGCGACCGCTCTACGTACTCGTGGGCATGCTACTTCTCACCGCCCTCGCCCATGGATGCGCCGAAAGACCAGAGCAAACGCTCACGGTGCTTGCTGCGGCATCGCTGACAGAGCCCTTTGAGGAGATTGCACATGCGTTCGAGCACGAGCATCCCGGGGTGAGGGTGGAATTGAGCTTTGCATCATCGGGTGCGCTTCGCTCACAGATCGAAAGTGGGGCAGTGGCAGATGTGTTCGCCTCTGCGAGCGCTGAACATGCAGAGGCACTCGTCAGGGAGGGGCTCGCCTCATCCTCAAAGACGTTTGCATACAACAGCGTGGTGGTGGCTGTGCCCCCCAACGGCAGGGTGCACTCCCTCTCTGACCTCGCAGAGAGGGGAGTGAGGGTCGTGATCGCCAGCGAGAATGCGCCCATTGGCAGGTATGCGAGGGAGGTGCTCTCGAGGCTCAATAGCTCAGGGCTGTACGGGAAGCAGTTCGAGGAAAGGGTGCTGAGCAACGTGATTTCCGAAGAGGACACCACCAAGCATGTGTATGCAAAGGTAGTGCTCGGTGAGGCGGACGCTGCATTCGTGTATCGCACCGACATCACCAACGAAACTGAGTTCATCCAGATACCAAAAGAGTACAACGTGCGTGCCACCTACGAGATTGTGGTGCTCGATGACACCAACCCATACGCAGAAGAGTTCGAAGAGTTCGTGCTCTCGCCAAGGGGACAGAGCATACTTGCCGCATACGGGTTCGAGGGGGCAGGCTCGTGAGGCTCTCCGCTGGAGCTGTGGGCATGTGGG
Coding sequences within:
- the modA gene encoding molybdate ABC transporter substrate-binding protein, with the translated sequence MRPLYVLVGMLLLTALAHGCAERPEQTLTVLAAASLTEPFEEIAHAFEHEHPGVRVELSFASSGALRSQIESGAVADVFASASAEHAEALVREGLASSSKTFAYNSVVVAVPPNGRVHSLSDLAERGVRVVIASENAPIGRYAREVLSRLNSSGLYGKQFEERVLSNVISEEDTTKHVYAKVVLGEADAAFVYRTDITNETEFIQIPKEYNVRATYEIVVLDDTNPYAEEFEEFVLSPRGQSILAAYGFEGAGS